In a genomic window of Lycium ferocissimum isolate CSIRO_LF1 chromosome 9, AGI_CSIRO_Lferr_CH_V1, whole genome shotgun sequence:
- the LOC132032091 gene encoding uncharacterized protein LOC132032091 has translation MAISLNKTLLDLSKLKPLDGNNFKRWSQKLLIFFEQLEVDYVLFNEPPTLGSNTVVDVSNTTVGSITAMVVDNATKKKFEKDNKTIRGHLLNHMTNPLFDLFVTYKCAKEIWDNLEKKYGVDDAGKKKYIVGQWIKFQMVNNKPIMEQVHEYENLTAAVLTECMKMCEVFQANVLLEKFPPSWSDYRNQLKHKKKDLTLQELISHMRTEEANRLKDKMEALSLNSPKANLVETSGTVVKDKFKGKQKKVRKKGMG, from the coding sequence ATGGCTATTTCCTTGAACAAAACTCTTCTTGATCTGTCTAAGCTCAAGCCTTTGGACGGAAATAATTTTAAACGTTGGTCACAGaaacttctcattttctttgaaCAATTAGaagttgattatgttttgtttaacGAACCTCCTACTCTTGGTTCTAACactgttgttgatgtttctAACACTACTGTTGGTTCTATCACTGCTATGGTTGTTGATAATGCAACTAAAAAGAAGTTTGAAAAAGATAACAAAACTATTAGAGGGCATTTGCTGAACCATATGACTAAtcctttatttgatttatttgttACTTATAAATGTGCCAAGGAAATATGGGAcaatttggaaaagaaatatgGTGTTGATGATGCAGGGAAGAAAAAGTATATTGTTGGGCAGTGGATTAAGTTCCAGATGGTTAACAATAAGCCAATTATGGAACAGGTTCATGAGTATGAGAACTTGACTGCGGCTGTTCTGACCGAGTGCATGAAGATGTGTGAGGTTTTTCAAGCCAATGTTCTGCTTGAGAAATTCCCGCCTTCTTGGAGTGATTACAGGAACCAACTGAAGCATAAGAAGAAGGACTTGACCCTTCAGGAACTGATCAGTCACATGAGGACTGAAGAGGCAAACCGTCTCAAAGATAAGATGGAAGCTCTTTCCCTTAACTCTCCTAAAGCTAACCTTGTGGAAACTTCTGGTACTGTTGTGAAAGACAAGTTCAAAGGCAAGCAGAAGAAAGTACGTAAAAagggaatgggatga